One genomic region from Pagrus major chromosome 24, Pma_NU_1.0 encodes:
- the LOC140992052 gene encoding dTDP-D-glucose 4,6-dehydratase-like, with protein sequence MDSDRTVLVTGGSGFIGSHLVCSLVYRHPDWRIINLDNLDYCCSPRSLESVQDRANYTFIRGDVCNFRLVKHIFNTENIDVIFHLAAKTHVESSFETPSSFQRVNIDGTRVLLAAAHQAQHQLQRLIYVSTDEVYGASLDAVFDESSPVRPSNPYSATKAAAEYLVRSYWDKYKFPIIITRSNNIYGPRQYTEKVIPRFLTLLQMNKKCTIQGTLPKSRHFLFVDDAISAFLLVLEKGVVGEIYNVGTSCEIPIIQLARELVTMVKNVPDSEVNDWLEFVPDRPHVDLRYPIKCEKLQHLGWRAHMSWAEGIRQTVNWYRDNPNFWSDTSEDQGPIRDELEKATNK encoded by the exons tgGCTCCCATCTTGTATGTTCACTGGTCTACAGACACCCTGACTGGAGAATCATTAACCTGGATAAT CTGGATTATTGCTGCAGCCCCAGGAGTCTGGAGAGTGTTCAAGACAGAGCGAATTACACCTTTATCAGA GGAGATGTGTGTAACTTTCGGTTGGTAAAGCACATcttcaacacagaaaacattgaTGTGATCTTCCACCTGGCGGCCAAAACGCACGTCG AGTCGTCGTTTGAAACTCCGTCTAGCTTCCAACGTGTTAATATCGATGGAACCAGAGTTTTACTTGCAGCTGCTCATCAGGCCCAACACCAGCTGCAACGTTTAATCTATGTCAGCACTGATGAAGTGTACGGAGCGAGTCTGGACGCG GTGTTTGATGAGAGCAGTCCAGTGAGGCCCTCCAACCCATACTCTGCTACAAAAGCAGCTGCAGAGTACCTGGTCAGATCCTACTGGGACAAATATAAG TttcccatcatcatcaccaggAGCAACAACATCTACGGGCCCAGGCAGTACACTGAGAAG GTCATTCCAAGGTTTCTCACCCTCTTGCAGATGAACAAGAAATG cactATCCAGGGAACCCTTCCTAAATCCCGCCATTTCCTGTTTGTCGATGATGCCATCAGTGCCTTCCTGCTGGTTCTGGAGAAAGGGGTTGTGGGAGAAATCTACAATGTGGGAACCAGCTGTGAGATACCCATCATACAACTGGCCAGGGAACTTGTTACAATG gtCAAGAATGTTCCAGACTCTGAGGTGAATGACTGGCTGGAGTTTGTGCCTGACAG GCCACATGTTGACCTGCGCTACCCCATCAAATGTGAGAAATTGCAGCATCTGGGCTGGAGAGCTCATATGTCCTGGGCTGAAGGCATCAGACAGACTg TCAATTGGTATCGAGACAACCCAAACTTCTGGTCAGACACAAGCGAGGACCAAGGACCAATCAGAGATGAGCTTGAAAAAGCTACCAACAAATAA